Genomic segment of Halostella limicola:
TCGAGCGTCACCGTCTCGTTCACTGCGGCCTCGGCGGGGTCGGCGTCGAGCGACGCGTTCGGATCGACGCCCTCGCTCTCCTCGCCGAGCGGCGCGACGACGACCGAGCCGTCGTTCACGTCGCTCGTGACGATCCCCTCCGCGGTGACGGCGTTCGCCGCCGGGTCCGCGGCGTTCGGGTCGTCGAACTCGGTCCACGACGCGCCGTCGTGCTGCCACAGCGTCAGGGTGGACTCGTCGACGCCCGTCGCGTTCGCGTAGCGGACGGTGAACGCGTCGAGCGACGTGCCGCCGCCGGCGGTCATGCTGAGCTCGACGTGCGCGCCGGCGTCGGTCATGTTACCGGGTGCGGCCGGCGGGCTCTCGGTCGGCCGGAAGGCGGTGCTTCGGCCGCCCTCGAAGTCGACGGAGACGCGCGCGTCGCCCTCGCCCATCGTGAGGTTCTCGACCGCGTAGTTCGCCGGCTCCTCGACGTAGTTGGTGTAGAACGAGTACTTGCTGTTGCCCGCGGCGTAGTTGTCCGTGAGCGCGTGGCCCGTGCTGTTGCCCTCGAAGTGGTACCCCCACTTGTTCTCGACGGCCGAGTTGTTCCGGAACGTCAGGTTCTCTGACCGGCGGTCGGTGAAGCCGAGCGAGTTGTACCGGGCCTCGGAGTCCGCGACGGTCAGGCCCTCGGCGTAGAGCGTCCGGACGCCGTAGAGGTTCCCGAGCGACCGCACGTCGCTGACGGTGCCCCCGGAGGTGCGCTCGTAGTAGACGCCGAGCCGCCAGTTCTCGACGGTCATGTTCTCCACCGTCACGTTCGTCAGGGAGCGGTCCGTCCCGTTGACGTACACGCCGTCGGTCGTCGAGTTCTCGGGGTACGGCCCCGTCTGGCTGAGGAAGTAGCCGTTCCCGTCGATCGAGACGTCGCTGGTCCGGATCTCGATACACGGGCCGCTCTCGTTGGTCTCGACGTCGCCGGTGAACTCGTAGGAGCCGGGCTCGTCGATGACGGTGCATCCCTCGATCTCCCCCTCGTTCGCGGCGGGGGGCGCGGTCGCCAGCGCCCCGCCGACGCCCGCCGTCGTCGCCGAGAGGAGAAGCATCGCGGCGGCGCAGAGCGCCCCGAGCCGTCGCGCGCTCGTCACGCGCACCACCCTCGTCTCGCGCCGGTCCCGGGCGGGGAGCGCCCCCGTTTGCCGGTCCGGCGGGTCCGTTCAGTCGATACTGCGTCGCGATACGATTCCATCGTGACCGATTCGTGGTCGGACACGTCCGCCCTTTGTTACGTCCGGCATTCCGGTCAGTCAGTCGGCACCTTCCGCGCCGGCGCGTCCGTCAGCCGCCCCCTACGCCGTCGAAGGCGGCGTTTACGGCACGGTTCTTGGTTCTCATCTGACACGTCGTCAGGTTCATAGGTGGCCTCGTCGAACCGACCAGTGAACGATGTCAGCATCCGACACGGAATCGGCGGACGCGATCCGGCGGCTCTTCGACCGGCACCTCGAAGCAGGCCTGCACCACGGCGGACAGCTCGCGGTGTACAGCGACGGCGAACTCGTCGTCGACGCGGCCGGCGGCGAGACCGGTCCCGACGGCGGCGAGACGACGGCGGAGCAGCGCCACCTCCTGTTCTCCTGCACCAAGCCGTTCGCCGGCGTCTGCCTCCACCAGCTCATCGAGGACGGCGACCTCGACTACGACGACCCGGTCGTCGAGCACTGGCCGGAGTTCGCCGACGACGGGACGGCGAAGGCCGGGATCACCGTCCGGCAGGTGCTCAGCCACCAGTCGGGGCTCAACGAGAGCGCGTTCGACGACCGGCCGGACCTGTGGGGGGACTTGGACGCCGCGGCCGCGGCAATGGAGGACGCCGAACCGCCGCTCGATCCCGGCACGCCGGCGTACCAGACGCTTACCTACGGCTGGCTGGTCGGCGAACTCGTCCGCCGGGTCTCCGGGACGCCCATCGACGAGTACGCCGAGGAGAATCTGTTCGGCCCGCTCGGGATGGACCGCACGTCCATCGGCGCGGACGACCCCGAGGAGATCGCGACGCTCGTCGGCTTCGACGAGTTCGACCGCTGTCGCGACCCCGGCGAGGGCCTCGAAGACATGACGGAGAAGGAGGCCGCGGCGGCGTTCAACGAACCGGGCGTGCAGCGGGCCGCCGTCCCCGCCGCGACCGGCGTCGGCACCGCCCGCGACATGGCGCGGTTCTACGCCTGCATGGCCAACGGCGGCGAACTCGACGGGACGCGGGTGTTGGGGCCGGAGACCGTCGACGCGATGACGACGCTTCAGGCCGAGACCGAGGACGACGGCACGCTGTCGCGGCCGGCCCGCTACGGCCTCGGCGTCTGGATCGGCGGCGGCGTCACCGACTCCTTCGGCACGGTGAGTTCCGCGTCGACGTTCGGCCACCTCGGCCTCGGCAGCATCGCGGGCTGGGGCGACCTCGACTCGGATCTGGGATTCGCCTACGTCACCAACGGCGTCCGCGAGGAGTCGTTCGAGCACTGGGCGCGCGTGAACACGATGACCGACGCCGTGAAGCAGCTATTCGGCTGATCGATCGCCGTAGGCCGTCACGGCGGCGTCCTCCCGGTCCGCGAGGTACGCGGCGATCCGCTCGCGGTCCCACCCCAGCGGCGAGAGGACGCTCTCGGCGGCGCGGAGGGTCCGGTCGCGGTAGTAGTCGGCGTCGTAGCCGTCCGGCTCCTCCGCAGCGAGCGCGACCCGTGCCCTGGTGTCTCTCTCGTCGTCCACGACGACGTAGTCGACGGACTGGCCCGGCTCGACGTCGATGCCGGCGTCGTCCGCGCGGTCGAGCGCCGCCGTCGACCGGGTGTAGTGCGCGTACTCCCCCGGTTCCTTCGAGACGCGGTTCGTGACGGCGAGGCGCGCGGGGTCGACGCGGCCCGCGTCGAGGCGCTGGAGGAACTGCGCGAGGACGCCGCAGACGGGTTCCGGCTCGCGGTATTCGTCCAGCGCCGCGATCAGGTCGCGCTGCACGTCGGCGACCCACTCGGGCGTCGAGCGCTGGCGGCACTCGATCCCGCGGTACTTGAAGGCGTCTCCCGCTCCGTCCGCTGCTTCCGTCGCCCCGTCGCCCCTGCTCGCCCGCTTCCCGAAGTACTTCGTGAGCGCGCCGGCGTTCGAGTCCCGCCGCGGGACGAACGCCACCCAGTCGTGCGCCGCCTCGTACTCCAGTCGGATACCGGCGTCCTCGCTTATCTCCCGCGCGAGATCGTCGAGCGGCCGCTGATCGACGCCCTCCCGCGGCGTCACCCAGAGGCTGTCGACGATGCCGTGGACGACCTCCCAGCCGCCCGCTTCGAGGGTCTCTTTCGCGTCGAGCAGGATCTCGCGGGCGAAGGCGTTGATCGCCTCGTGGCACTCGATCCGGCCGAACTTCGCGTTGCTGAACCCCTGATAGCCGAAGCAGGCGACGAGGATCCACTTCAGCGCCGACGACCGGCCGGAGAGCGCCGCGCGGCGCTCGGGGTCGTCCGTCTCGCGGAGCGTCCGCTTGATGCCGTCGCGCGCCACCACCAGTTCCTCCAGCACGTCCGGGAGGTACCCCCGCTCGTCGCAGATGCTGTACCCCAGTTCCGGCACGTCCGCGCGGTCGAGATGGCAGTCGCACCGCACCGTCTCGGGGCTGACGTTGCGCGTGACGATAATGTTGGGATACAGCGACGAGAAGTCGAGTTCGCGGACGTCCTCGTGGAGGCCGGCCCGCGGCGAGAGCGTGTAGCCGCCGCGGTCCGCCGCCCCCAGCTGGCGCATCGACTTGAAGAACTCCGCGCGCCACGACCGCCACGGGACGAGCACGCCGCGGGACTTGGCCTCGCGGATCTGGATCGCCGTGAGCACGTTGCCGATGGAGGCCCACGCCAGTTCCTGCAGCGGCTTCCCCGACCGACCGACGAGGTCGAGACAGCCCGACAGGTTCGTCTCGCGGTAGAAGAAGGTGTTCTCGCGGTCGATTATCGCCCTGCCGGGGACGCCGTACCGCGCTGGCGAGTGCCCCACCTGCCCGTAGCTCTCGTAGGTCGACGCGCCGGCCCGTTTCCGGTAGCCCGGTCGGCGACCCAACTGGAAGTCGATCCCCGCCTCGCGCGCCGTCTCGAACAGGACCGGAACGATCCGGGCGGTGCTCACGACGAGCACGTCCGGGTCCGCCGCGGCGACGCGCTCGCCGACCGCCGCCGCGACGGTCGCCGGGTCGCCGGTGATCGTCTCCGCCTCGGTCACCGCACTGGTCGCCGCGCTGCTCCCGACGCCGCCGGCGTCACCCGGTCCGACCGTACACTCCGTGATCCGGGGTTCGTCGCCGGCGAGTTCCGCTGGCGGCACCTCGATCGACAGCGTCCGGAGCGGGCTCTCCGGCGTCGGGTCCGTCCCCGTCTCCAGGCAGTAACGAAACCCCGGCGAGAGGTCCACGTCGAACAGCCGGTACGTCCCGGCGCGCTCCCAGCGCCGGAACTGGCGGGCCAGCGGGCGGACCGCGTCGACGTCGGTCGCGTCGATCCTGAGCACGTCGGTCGGCTCCTCGCGGAACCCCGGCCGCCACTCCTCGCGGGCCGTCGAGACGACGTCGGGGTGTGCTTCCACGCGGTCACGGTTCGCGGCGACCGACGCCCAGTCGTCGGCTTCCAGATAGAGCGTCGGCGCGTACTCGTCGTCGCGCTCTACCTCGACGCCGTCGGCCGTCCGCGACCAGACGTCGACGCCGTCGTCCCGGAAGTCGAGCGCGAACATCAGTCGCCGTCGGCGTCGTTGCACTCCGCCTCGTCGCCCCCGCCCTCCCGGTCGTCCTCCACCGCGTCGAGGCGCGCGCCGAGTTCATCGATCCGTCGCTGGTGTTCGAGCGCCATCGAGAACAGCGCGGGGACGATGGGGTCCGGGTGGTTCAGCAGGCCGCTCGCGTCGGCGTGACGGTGGGCGTGCTCCCACAGGTCGTCGAAGCGGCGGCGCTCCTCCCGGCGGAGGCCGCGGCGGAACGTCTCCCAGCGCTCGGCCGTGCGACGGAGCAGGTCCCGGTACGTGGGGTTCGTGCGGCCCATCACCGCCCCCCCGCGTCCGCGGGCGACGCCGTCGCCCCGCGGCGCAGCTCGTCGGTCTCCGCCGTCGCGCCGTGGACCGGGGTCCGCGCCCGCAGGATCCGCGTCCAGTACGCGAGCGTCGTCTGCGCGGTGCCGTCCGGGCCGCCGGGATAGACGAGCGTCTCGAACTCGTCGGAGCGAAAGCGCGGGCCGAACTCGGTCCGCTCGCAGGCGAGCGTCGCGTCGGCCGCGCTCGACAGGGGCGCGGCGAACTCGTCGTCCCGACGCCGCGTGACCAGCACTGGCAGGTCGCGCTCGCGGGCGACGCCGGCGACCGTCGCGAGGCTCCGCAGGAACAGCCCGCGGGCGTCCTCGGTCGGTAGCTCGTCGCCGCGGTACTGGCCGTCCATCGCCGGCAGGACGAGCAGCGACGTCTCCGGCGCGATCCGATCGGGCAGGCGCTCGACGAGCGTCGCGTGCTGGGTGGGCGTGAACCCCCGAGCGACCCGCACGCGGTCGAGGACGCGCCGCCCCGGCGCGAGGCGGGCGAGCAACTGGGACTGCGCGTGGCCGTGGCTGTCGACCCACAGCGCGTCGCCGCCCTCCAGTAGGAGGTGGTCGAGCGCGAGCGCCTGCAGCGGGCCGGTCGCCCGCTCGTCGGTTTCGAGCAGCGTGATCCCCGGGTCGAGCGTCGGTAGCTCCGGCACGTCGAGTCGGTCGTCGCGGGTCGCCGTCAGGTCGCGACCGTCGGGCGGTGGCGTTCGAACCATACTTTCGAGTTTCCCGCCGGCCCGCATAAGCCGCGGCGTGGCGTTTCCGGAGTTTCCGGAGTCCGGCGACGAGCTCAAAAACCGCGGGCAAGCGGCGGGGGTATCCACTCCGGGGTCCGTTTCCGGAGTTTCCGGAGCGCGCTTCCGGCATCACTCGACGGTCCGGTACACCCGGTCGCTGCTGGTCCCCTCGATCTCGATCAGGTCGTAGTGCGCCATCTTCCGCATGTAGTTCCGGAGCGTCCGCTCGGACTTCGCGTCCTCGACCCGCTTGCGGTATCGGTCGTACAGGTCGCCGGGTTCGATCGCCTCGGCGTCCTCGACCACGTCGTACAGGATCTTCTGGTGGCGGGTGAGGTTCTCCAGGTTCGCCCGATGGACCGCTTCGCGGGCGTCCGGGATGGCCGCCTCGACAACGTCGGCGGTGATCCGGTCGCGGCCCTCGCGGTCGGCGCGCCGGGCGGCGCTGCGCAGGACGCTGATCCCGACGCGTGCGTCGCCGGCGGCCGCGTCGGCGATGCGTTCGAGTTCGGGCGTGTCGACGGCGTCCTCGGCCAGTCCCGACCGGGCGCGGGCCTCCAGGATGGCGGCGAGCTGGTCCAGCGTGTACTTCTCGAAGCGGATCCGCTCGCTGCCGCGGAGGCGGCTGGTCATGCGCTCGCCGATCTGGCCGAACAGCTCCGCCTCGCGGTTGGCGATCAGCACCGGGGCGAACCGCGGCATCGAGTGGAGGTCGTACAGCAGGCTCAGGTCCTCCAGCTGGTCGACCTCGTCGAGGACGAGCACGCGCGGCGGCCCGTCGTACTCCTCTAACCGCGCCAGCAGCTCGTCCCGCGGCGTCGACTGCCGGTGGACGTCCATCGTCTGGTTCATCCCGTCGAGGACCGCGTAGGCGCAGCGGAAGAAGGTGTAGTGCCGCCAGCAGTTGACGTACTGGAACTCGACGTCGAGGGTCTCCTCGCGCAGGCGCTCGCCGACGAACCGCGTCACGCAGGTCTTGCCCGTCCCCGTCGGCCCGGTCACGAGTACGGTGTCCGCCGGCTCCCCGTCGGTGAGCGGCCGGAGCACGCCGGAGAGGTGGGTCACCTCGTGGTCGCGGTGCTCGACCTCCCGCGGGACGAAGTCGGTCCGGAGGACCCGAGCGTCGCGGATCATCGTCGGACAGTGCTTTCCGGACCGACATAAAGTCGCCGGGCGTCCGCTCGCGGCGTGCGGCGGACCGCCACCCGCCTCACGCCGGGTCGGGGAGGGAATACGCGACGCCCGTCTCCGCCTCGGAGACCGCCCACAGGCGGCGGCCGACCGACCCGTCGTACGACCGGTCGCTGGAGCGCTGCGTCTCGGGCGGGCCGCGCATGTTCAGCAGGCCGCCCGGGCCGACGTAGTCGCCGCCCTCGACGGCCGGCGCGGTGGCGGCGTACAGCAGCGGGAGCGCGCCGCCGGCCGCCGACTGGGCGAAGACCCGGTTGGCGACCTCCATCAGCCGCAGGCGGAGCCGCGACCCCGCCATCTCCGGGCCGCGCCGCTGGAGGTTCGTGGCGGCCCACCCCGGGTGGCAGGCGACGCTGCGGACGTCCGCCCCCGCCGCGTCGAGCCGACGGTCGAGTTCGTAGGCGAACAGCACGTTCGCGAGCTTGCTCTGTGCGTAGGCGTCCCACTCGTCGTAGGACGCCTCGCCGTGGAGGTCGTCGAAGTCGATCCGGCCGCGCTCGTGGACGCCGCTGCTCTGGGTGACGACCCGCGTCTCCCCGGGCGTCTCGCGGAGAGTGGGAAGGAGCAGGCCCGTCAGCGCGAAGTGCCCGAGGTGGTTGACGCCGAACTGCCGCTCGAAGCCGTCTTCCGTCTCCCGGCGGGGGATCGCCATCACGCCGGCGTTGTTACAGAGCACGTCCAGCGCCCGCTCCTCGTCCGCGACCGCCTCGGCGAACGTCCGCACCGAGTCGAGGTCCGCGAGGTCGAGTTCACGCACCGTCAGCGACGCGGCCGGGGCGTCCTCGCGGACGGTCGCCTTCGCCGACTCGCCGCGGCCGACGTCGCGACACGCCATCACGACGTGTGCCCCCTTCCGCGCGAACGCCCGCGTCGCTTCCAGACCGATCCCGCTGTTCGCGCCGGTGACGACGACCGTTTTCCCGGACAGGTCCGGCATCGACGAGGCGTCCCATTCGCTCATACGCTCGCTAGGGACCGGCGCGAAATCTATCTGGCGTCACCCGCGGGTGTCGCCGGGACCGTCGCCCGCGGCTACTCCTCCGTTTTCCCGTCCCGCCGGTCGCGCTCTCGCGCGTCCGCATCGCGGTCGGCGGGGTCGCCGTGACCGCCACCGCCGGGCGTCCGAACGGTGACAGTCGTCTCCGCGGACACGTCGACGGTCGCCTTCGCGGGCACGCGCTCGCCGCCGACGAGGTTCTCGCCGGTCGCGCCGTCCCCGCCGCCGGCGACGCCGCGCGGGCGGGTGCGCCGGCGCTCGGTGAGCAGGGACACCGTCGCGTCGCGCTCTACGGTGAGCGAGCGTTCGAGGCCGAGACCGCCGCGGTGCTCGCCGTCGCCGCCGGTTCCCGGGCGGAGGGCGTAGCGCTCGACGCGGAGCGGGTACTCCGCCTCCAGCACCTCGACGGGGGTGTTCAGCGTGTTCGTCATGCCGACCTGCACGCCGTCCGTCCCGTCGCCGGCGGCGGTCGCGCCCGCGCCGCCGCCGATGGTCTCGTAGTACGCGAAGTCGCCCTCGCGCGAGCCGACGATCAGGTTGTTCATCGTGCCCTGGCCCTGCGCCGGGGCGCGCTCCGGGACGGCCTGCGCCAGCGCGGCGAAGACAACGTCGGTGACGCGCTGGCTGGTCTCGACGTTGCCGCCGACGACGGCGGCCGGCGGTCGGGGGTTCAGGAGCGACCCCTCGGGCGCGTCGACCGTCACGGGGTCGTAACACCCCTGGTTCGGCGGGATCTCGGGGTCGGTGAGACAGCGCACGACGAAGTAGACGGCGCTTTTCGCCACCGCGAGCGGGGCGTTGATGTTGCCGGTCA
This window contains:
- a CDS encoding oxidoreductase → MSEWDASSMPDLSGKTVVVTGANSGIGLEATRAFARKGAHVVMACRDVGRGESAKATVREDAPAASLTVRELDLADLDSVRTFAEAVADEERALDVLCNNAGVMAIPRRETEDGFERQFGVNHLGHFALTGLLLPTLRETPGETRVVTQSSGVHERGRIDFDDLHGEASYDEWDAYAQSKLANVLFAYELDRRLDAAGADVRSVACHPGWAATNLQRRGPEMAGSRLRLRLMEVANRVFAQSAAGGALPLLYAATAPAVEGGDYVGPGGLLNMRGPPETQRSSDRSYDGSVGRRLWAVSEAETGVAYSLPDPA
- a CDS encoding PLP-dependent aminotransferase family protein, with translation MVRTPPPDGRDLTATRDDRLDVPELPTLDPGITLLETDERATGPLQALALDHLLLEGGDALWVDSHGHAQSQLLARLAPGRRVLDRVRVARGFTPTQHATLVERLPDRIAPETSLLVLPAMDGQYRGDELPTEDARGLFLRSLATVAGVARERDLPVLVTRRRDDEFAAPLSSAADATLACERTEFGPRFRSDEFETLVYPGGPDGTAQTTLAYWTRILRARTPVHGATAETDELRRGATASPADAGGR
- a CDS encoding type B DNA-directed DNA polymerase codes for the protein MFALDFRDDGVDVWSRTADGVEVERDDEYAPTLYLEADDWASVAANRDRVEAHPDVVSTAREEWRPGFREEPTDVLRIDATDVDAVRPLARQFRRWERAGTYRLFDVDLSPGFRYCLETGTDPTPESPLRTLSIEVPPAELAGDEPRITECTVGPGDAGGVGSSAATSAVTEAETITGDPATVAAAVGERVAAADPDVLVVSTARIVPVLFETAREAGIDFQLGRRPGYRKRAGASTYESYGQVGHSPARYGVPGRAIIDRENTFFYRETNLSGCLDLVGRSGKPLQELAWASIGNVLTAIQIREAKSRGVLVPWRSWRAEFFKSMRQLGAADRGGYTLSPRAGLHEDVRELDFSSLYPNIIVTRNVSPETVRCDCHLDRADVPELGYSICDERGYLPDVLEELVVARDGIKRTLRETDDPERRAALSGRSSALKWILVACFGYQGFSNAKFGRIECHEAINAFAREILLDAKETLEAGGWEVVHGIVDSLWVTPREGVDQRPLDDLAREISEDAGIRLEYEAAHDWVAFVPRRDSNAGALTKYFGKRASRGDGATEAADGAGDAFKYRGIECRQRSTPEWVADVQRDLIAALDEYREPEPVCGVLAQFLQRLDAGRVDPARLAVTNRVSKEPGEYAHYTRSTAALDRADDAGIDVEPGQSVDYVVVDDERDTRARVALAAEEPDGYDADYYRDRTLRAAESVLSPLGWDRERIAAYLADREDAAVTAYGDRSAE
- a CDS encoding serine hydrolase domain-containing protein, producing the protein MSASDTESADAIRRLFDRHLEAGLHHGGQLAVYSDGELVVDAAGGETGPDGGETTAEQRHLLFSCTKPFAGVCLHQLIEDGDLDYDDPVVEHWPEFADDGTAKAGITVRQVLSHQSGLNESAFDDRPDLWGDLDAAAAAMEDAEPPLDPGTPAYQTLTYGWLVGELVRRVSGTPIDEYAEENLFGPLGMDRTSIGADDPEEIATLVGFDEFDRCRDPGEGLEDMTEKEAAAAFNEPGVQRAAVPAATGVGTARDMARFYACMANGGELDGTRVLGPETVDAMTTLQAETEDDGTLSRPARYGLGVWIGGGVTDSFGTVSSASTFGHLGLGSIAGWGDLDSDLGFAYVTNGVREESFEHWARVNTMTDAVKQLFG
- a CDS encoding Cdc6/Cdc18 family protein, with translation MIRDARVLRTDFVPREVEHRDHEVTHLSGVLRPLTDGEPADTVLVTGPTGTGKTCVTRFVGERLREETLDVEFQYVNCWRHYTFFRCAYAVLDGMNQTMDVHRQSTPRDELLARLEEYDGPPRVLVLDEVDQLEDLSLLYDLHSMPRFAPVLIANREAELFGQIGERMTSRLRGSERIRFEKYTLDQLAAILEARARSGLAEDAVDTPELERIADAAAGDARVGISVLRSAARRADREGRDRITADVVEAAIPDAREAVHRANLENLTRHQKILYDVVEDAEAIEPGDLYDRYRKRVEDAKSERTLRNYMRKMAHYDLIEIEGTSSDRVYRTVE